One segment of Trichlorobacter ammonificans DNA contains the following:
- the nifH gene encoding nitrogenase iron protein yields MRQIAIYGKGGIGKSTTTQNTVAGLASLGKKVMIVGCDPKADSTRLILHAKAQDTVMDLVRERGTVEDLELEDVMKVGYGEVKCVESGGPEPGVGCAGRGVITAINFLEENGAYTDDLDFVFYDVLGDVVCGGFAMPIREGKAEEIYIVCSGEMMAMYAANNIAKGILKYASSGKVRLAGLICNSRKTDKEYELIEALAKKLGTQMIHFVPRDNQVQRAELRRMTVIEYSPEHKQADEYRELARKIAENKMLVVPTPLEMDELEELLMEYGIMEAEDESIVGVAEKAAA; encoded by the coding sequence ATGAGACAGATCGCTATCTACGGCAAAGGCGGCATCGGCAAATCAACCACAACCCAGAACACGGTGGCAGGCCTTGCCTCCCTCGGCAAAAAAGTGATGATCGTCGGCTGCGACCCCAAGGCCGACTCAACCCGCCTGATCCTGCATGCCAAGGCCCAGGACACGGTCATGGACCTGGTACGGGAGCGGGGCACGGTTGAGGACCTGGAGCTGGAAGATGTCATGAAGGTCGGCTACGGCGAGGTGAAGTGCGTCGAGTCCGGCGGCCCTGAGCCGGGGGTCGGCTGCGCGGGCCGCGGCGTCATCACCGCCATCAACTTCCTTGAGGAGAACGGCGCCTACACCGACGATCTCGACTTTGTGTTCTATGACGTGCTCGGCGACGTGGTCTGCGGCGGGTTCGCCATGCCGATCCGCGAAGGCAAGGCCGAGGAGATCTACATCGTCTGCTCCGGCGAGATGATGGCCATGTACGCGGCCAACAACATCGCCAAGGGTATCCTCAAGTACGCATCGTCCGGCAAAGTGCGGCTGGCCGGCCTGATCTGCAACTCCCGCAAGACCGACAAGGAGTACGAACTGATCGAGGCCCTGGCCAAGAAGCTGGGCACGCAGATGATCCACTTCGTGCCCCGCGACAACCAGGTGCAACGGGCCGAACTGCGCCGGATGACCGTTATCGAGTACTCCCCCGAGCACAAGCAGGCGGACGAGTACCGTGAGCTGGCCCGCAAGATCGCTGAAAACAAGATGCTGGTAGTGCCAACCCCGCTGGAGATGGATGAACTGGAGGAGCTGCTGATGGAGTACGGCATCATGGAGGCAGAGGATGAGAGCATTGTGGGCGTTGCCGAGAAGGCAGCGGCTTGA
- the nifD gene encoding nitrogenase molybdenum-iron protein alpha chain — MSHTIKKLDGITKESTEAMINEVLAVYPEKARKKRAPHLGANDQGSGSACVKSNKKTVPGVMSARGCAYAGAKGVVWGPIRDMVHVSHGPVGCGWYSWGTRRNLVTGINGVTQFAMQFTSDFQEKDIVYGGDKKLRTLLEEAKELFPLAKGISVLSECPVGLIGDDINSVAKTASKEMGIPVIPCNCEGFRGVSQSLGHHISNDTIRDYIIETREFAEPETPYDIALIGDYNIGGDVWSAKPLLEEIGLNVKAVWTGDGELEKIAATHKVKLNLIHCYRSMNYMCKVMEEKFGIPWHEFNFFGPTKIRESLRSIGALFDETIQANVEKVIAKYDPIMQGIIDQYKPRLDGKKVMLLVGGLRPRHTIGAYEDLGMECVGSGYEFAHTDDYDRTAPEMPDATVVYDDPSEYEFEKFADALRPDLIGSGIKEKYVFQKMGIPFRQMHSWDYSGPYHGYKGFEIFARDVDMAVNSPTWKLVKSPF, encoded by the coding sequence ATGTCACACACCATAAAGAAACTGGACGGCATCACCAAGGAGTCCACCGAGGCGATGATCAACGAGGTGTTGGCGGTCTACCCGGAAAAAGCCCGCAAAAAGCGCGCGCCGCACCTGGGGGCCAACGATCAGGGCTCAGGCAGCGCCTGCGTCAAATCCAACAAGAAGACCGTACCCGGCGTCATGTCTGCCCGCGGCTGCGCCTATGCCGGCGCCAAAGGGGTGGTCTGGGGACCGATCCGCGATATGGTGCACGTCTCCCACGGCCCGGTTGGCTGCGGCTGGTACTCCTGGGGCACCCGGCGCAACCTGGTGACCGGCATCAACGGCGTGACCCAGTTCGCCATGCAGTTCACCTCGGATTTCCAGGAAAAGGACATCGTCTACGGCGGCGACAAGAAACTGCGCACCCTGCTGGAAGAGGCCAAAGAGCTGTTCCCGCTGGCCAAAGGGATCTCGGTGCTGTCCGAATGCCCGGTGGGGCTGATCGGCGACGATATCAACTCGGTGGCCAAGACCGCCTCCAAGGAGATGGGCATACCGGTCATTCCCTGCAACTGCGAGGGGTTCCGGGGCGTTTCCCAGTCTCTGGGCCACCATATCAGTAACGATACCATCCGGGACTACATCATCGAGACCCGCGAGTTTGCCGAGCCGGAAACCCCCTATGACATCGCCCTGATCGGCGATTACAACATCGGCGGCGACGTCTGGTCGGCCAAGCCCTTGCTGGAAGAGATCGGCCTGAACGTCAAGGCGGTCTGGACCGGCGACGGCGAACTGGAGAAGATTGCGGCCACCCACAAGGTGAAGCTGAACCTGATCCACTGCTACCGTTCCATGAACTACATGTGCAAGGTGATGGAAGAGAAATTCGGCATCCCCTGGCATGAGTTCAACTTCTTCGGCCCCACCAAGATCCGGGAATCGCTGCGTTCCATCGGCGCCCTGTTCGACGAGACCATCCAGGCCAATGTGGAGAAGGTGATCGCCAAGTACGACCCGATCATGCAGGGGATCATCGACCAGTACAAGCCGCGCCTGGACGGCAAGAAGGTGATGCTGCTGGTGGGCGGCCTGCGCCCCCGCCATACCATCGGCGCTTACGAAGACCTGGGGATGGAGTGTGTCGGTTCCGGCTACGAATTCGCCCACACCGACGACTACGACCGCACCGCGCCGGAAATGCCGGACGCCACCGTGGTCTATGACGACCCGTCGGAGTATGAGTTTGAGAAGTTCGCCGATGCCCTGCGGCCCGACCTGATCGGTTCCGGCATCAAGGAAAAGTACGTCTTCCAGAAGATGGGCATTCCGTTTCGCCAGATGCACAGTTGGGATTATTCCGGCCCGTACCACGGCTACAAGGGGTTTGAGATCTTTGCCCGGGATGTGGATATGGCGGTGAACAGCCCCACCTGGAAACTGGTGAAGTCGCCGTTTTGA
- the nifK gene encoding nitrogenase molybdenum-iron protein subunit beta, producing the protein MANALGLEVKKVTDYTAEEVETTRNWINSEEYKEKNFARQALVINPAHACQPLGAQLAAHGFEGTLPFVHGSQGCASYYRSTLNRHFREPAPAVSDAMTEDGAVFGGQNNLHEGLENAIALYKPKMVAVFTSCMPEVIGDDLTAFIKNARQKGFVPKELPVPYANTPSFNGSHIHGYDAMLLSILQSLTEDKKLEGRCTGKLNLIPGCDFNTGNYREYKRILEEFGIPCTMLADISDTFDSPCDGTYHTYLGGTKLEDAADSINGKATITLGPYATPKTFAWIKDTYSGKQVSMPLPMGIEKTDAFIMKIAELFGKEVPASLKNERGRAVDAMTDSHQYMHGRKFAVYGDPDYLMGYVSFLLEMGAVPQHILCSKGTKKIEKELQGLLDGSPYGAGCKIYMNKDLWHLRSLVMTEPVDAIIGDTHGKFAARDAGIPLFRFGFPIMDRVNKHRYPLVGYQGVINMVTEICNKFIDIKDETCEDRYFEMMR; encoded by the coding sequence ATGGCTAACGCACTGGGCCTTGAGGTCAAGAAAGTAACCGACTATACCGCCGAAGAGGTGGAAACAACCAGAAACTGGATCAACAGCGAGGAGTACAAGGAGAAGAACTTTGCCCGTCAGGCGCTGGTGATCAACCCGGCCCACGCCTGTCAGCCGCTGGGGGCGCAACTGGCCGCCCACGGGTTCGAAGGAACGCTTCCCTTTGTACACGGCTCACAGGGTTGCGCCTCCTACTACCGCTCCACCCTGAACCGTCATTTCCGCGAGCCTGCTCCGGCGGTTTCCGACGCCATGACCGAGGACGGCGCGGTGTTCGGCGGCCAGAACAACCTGCATGAGGGGCTGGAAAACGCCATCGCCCTCTACAAGCCCAAGATGGTGGCGGTCTTTACCTCCTGCATGCCGGAGGTGATCGGCGACGACCTGACCGCTTTCATCAAGAACGCCCGGCAGAAGGGCTTTGTGCCCAAAGAGCTGCCGGTGCCCTATGCCAACACCCCCAGCTTCAACGGCAGCCATATCCATGGCTATGATGCCATGCTGCTGTCGATCCTGCAGAGCCTGACCGAGGATAAAAAGCTTGAAGGGCGCTGCACCGGCAAGCTGAACCTGATCCCGGGCTGCGACTTCAACACCGGCAACTACCGCGAATACAAGCGGATACTGGAGGAGTTCGGCATCCCCTGTACCATGCTGGCCGATATCTCCGACACCTTTGACTCCCCCTGCGACGGTACCTACCACACCTACCTGGGGGGCACCAAGCTGGAGGATGCCGCGGATTCCATCAACGGCAAGGCGACCATCACCCTTGGCCCCTACGCAACTCCCAAGACCTTTGCCTGGATCAAGGACACCTACTCCGGCAAGCAGGTCAGCATGCCGCTGCCCATGGGGATCGAGAAGACCGATGCCTTTATCATGAAGATCGCCGAGCTGTTCGGCAAGGAGGTGCCCGCTTCACTGAAAAACGAGCGCGGACGGGCCGTGGATGCCATGACCGATTCCCACCAGTACATGCACGGCAGGAAGTTTGCCGTCTACGGCGACCCGGATTACCTGATGGGCTACGTCTCGTTCCTGCTGGAGATGGGGGCAGTGCCGCAGCACATCCTCTGCAGCAAGGGGACCAAGAAGATTGAGAAGGAGTTGCAGGGGCTGCTGGACGGTTCACCCTACGGCGCGGGCTGCAAGATTTACATGAACAAGGATCTGTGGCACCTGCGCAGCCTGGTGATGACCGAGCCGGTGGACGCCATCATCGGCGACACCCACGGCAAGTTCGCGGCCCGCGATGCCGGTATCCCGCTGTTCCGCTTCGGCTTCCCGATCATGGACCGGGTCAACAAGCACCGCTATCCGCTGGTGGGCTACCAGGGGGTGATCAACATGGTCACGGAGATCTGCAACAAGTTTATCGATATCAAGGATGAGACCTGCGAGGATCGGTATTTTGAGATGATGCGGTAA